In one window of Plasmodium cynomolgi strain B DNA, chromosome 13, whole genome shotgun sequence DNA:
- a CDS encoding hypothetical protein (putative), whose amino-acid sequence KGNEFYKQKKFQEALQEYDEAIKINPNDIMYHYNKAAVYIEMKEFDKAVETCVHAIENRYNFKADFAQVAKVYNRLAISYANMKNYDKAIEAYRKSLVEDNNRATRNALKELERKKEKEEREAYIDPEKAEEHKNKGNEYFKNNDYPNAKKEYDEAIRRNPNDAKLYSNRAAALTKLIEYPSALEDVMKALELDPNFVKAYSRKGNLHFFMKDYYKALQAYNKGLELDPNNKECLEGYQRCVYKIDEMSKSEKVDEEQFKKSMADPEIQQIISDPQFQIILQRLNENPNSISEYIKDPKIFNGLQKLIAAGILKVR is encoded by the coding sequence AAAGGAAATgaattttacaaacaaaaaaaatttcaagaaGCTTTGCAAGAATATGATGAAGCTATTAAGATAAACCCAAATGATATTATGTACCATTATAACAAAGCGGCAGTTTATAtagaaatgaaagaattcGATAAGGCTGTCGAAACTTGTGTGCACGCTATAGAAAATAGATACAATTTTAAGGCCGATTTTGCTCAAGTAGCAAAGGTGTATAATCGACTAGCCATCAGCTATGCCAACATGAAGAATTACGATAAAGCTATTGAGGCGTATAGAAAGTCGCTCGTTGAAGATAACAACAGAGCTACAAGAAACGCCCTAAAAGAactggaaaggaaaaaagaaaaagaagaaagggaGGCCTATATCGATCCCGAAAAAGCAGAagaacacaaaaataaaggaaatgaatactttaaaaataatgactaTCCTAATGCTAAAAAGGAATATGATGAAGCTATTAGGAGAAATCCAAATGACGCTAAGTTGTACTCCAATAGAGCTGCTGCATTGACCAAGTTGATAGAATATCCATCGGCCCTGGAAGATGTAATGAAGGCCCTTGAACTCGATCCCAATTTTGTCAAGGCGTACAGCAGAAAGGGAAACCTACACTTTTTTATGAAGGACTATTACAAAGCTTTGCAGGCCTACAATAAAGGACTGGAGCTGGACCCCAACAATAAGGAATGCCTCGAGGGGTACCAAAGATGTGTGTACAAAATTGACGAAATGTCTAAATCCGAAAAGGTAGATGAAGAACAATTCAAGAAATCCATGGCTGACCCTGAAATCCAGCAGATCATTTCTGACCCACAATTCCAGATCATTTTGCAGAGGCTCAACGAAAATCCGAATTCCATTTCGGAGTATATAAAGGACCCCAAGATTTTTAATGGCCTGCAGAAGTTGATCGCCGCGGGGATACTGAAGGTGCGGTAG
- a CDS encoding hypothetical protein (putative): MKLNLLLLNCLIFDAGGVSEEAIKKLKEIKKLELDILKDFVKQDTTHADLYKKYHCIASDYISVDPKKGRSPKETDANNHPKKNKTEEQNLEEKGEKSKKSFIQKIVSFVSIFSYDNVSKFYSEHVQKTFSSRRDHADSANGDNTIYGQDKTEIEKKKLKLLRTIISIKFNKKEYVSGR; this comes from the exons atgaaattaaatcTTTTATTACTGAATTGCTTAATTTTTg ACGCAGGAGGCGTTTCCGAAGAAGCGataaaaaagctaaaagaaattaaaaaactcGAGTTGGATATCCTGAAGGACTTCGTGAAGCAGGACACGACGCATGCAGACCTGTACAAGAAATACCACTGCATCGCCAGTGACTACATTTCGGTAGacccaaaaaaaggcagaagtCCCAAGGAGACGGACGCAAATAATCAcccaaaaaagaacaaaacggaagaacaaaatttagaagaaaaaggggaaaagtcaaaaaaaagtttcatacaaaaaattgtatcctTTGTATCCATTTTTAGCTACGATAACGTAAGCAAATTTTATTCTGAGCATGTCCAGAAAACTTTTTCTAGCAGAAGGGACCACGCTGATAGTGCCAATGGTGACAATACGATATACGGTCAAGACAAAActgaaatagaaaaaaaaaaactcaagcTCTTACGTACAATTATCAGCATTAagtttaataaaaaggaatatgtTTCTGGGAGGTAA